CGGCGGCCCGCGCCTCGGCGCAATTGCGGTACGTGCGACCGCTGCCAGGTGCGGCCTTGGCCGGGGTCGCGCGCACGGCCTGTGCCTGGCTGGCTGACTGCGCCCCGGCGGCGGACCGCGGTGGCAGTGGTAGCCACCGTTCTTGCGGTCGTTGTGGCAGCCCTTGCTGTTGAGGCCGCCGGGATGGGCTTGGGCCAACGGCGCGAGCAGCAGCACGATCAGCCCCCACCCTCCGGCCCGCGTTGCGGACCTACGCATGTCTTCCATGGCTCCCCCCTTGCAGGCCCGTGATCCGGCGCCGGCTGCAGCAGACGCCAGTACCGCGTGCAATGCAAGCCGCATTGGCCTTCATGGGGATCGGGGGGCAAGCGCCGCTGGGCTTGACCCATGTCAGCGCGCGCGCCGACGCGGCCCGGCACAGTGCAGCCACGCCCGGGCGGCCCTCGGCCGTCCAGGTCGCAATAGTCACGAATGCGAGAAAGGCAGTCCCCCCCACAATGAACATGGATCGCTACCACCGCGACCACGCGTCGATCCTGCAACAGATCGACACCCTCCGGTCCCTGTCACGGGCCGGGATCGACGCCAACGCAGAACACATCAGCCAGGCGATCGTCGAAACCGCCAGCCTGATCAAGTTCCATCTGGCCGCCGAGGACCAGGTGCTCTATCCCCGGCTCGCCACTTCCGCCATGCCGGAAGTGGCCGCCATCAGCGCCCGCTACCAGTCGGAGATGCAGGGCCTGTCCCAGGCCTTCGGGCGCTTCGTCGAGCGCTGGCGGGTACCGGCACGGCTGCAGGAGGACCCGGAAGGCTTCCGCCGCGACGCCAACACCGTCCTGCGCGCCCTCTTCGAGCGCCTGTGCCGCGAGGACCGCGAGCTCTACCCCGCCGCCGCCGGGCTGTAGAAGCAAAACCGGGGTCAGAGTCCGATTTCCCGCCCGACCGGCTTCCGAGGCGACGGGCAACGTCGGGAAAATTGCACTCTGACCCCGGTTTTCGCCTCCCTCGATGCCGACGAACGGTCAGCCGATTCGGCAACGCCAGGCGTAATGTCGAGCTTGGGGCGACCGGCCCCGCTGCAGGAGCGGACCATGGCGTTCAGTACCGCAGGAAGAACCGGACCACTGGCCGAGATCAACGTGACCCCGCTGATCGACGTCATGCTGGTGTTGCTGATCATCTTCATCGTGACCGCGCCGATGGTCACCCGTCCGATCCCGCTGCAGCTGCCACAGCGTTCGGAGCGGCCCGTTGACCGGCCCGATCCACCGCCACCGATCGCCCTGCACCTGGATGCGGCCAACCAGCTGACCTGGGACGGCACACCGGTCGCCATGTCCCAGCTGCAGGGCCGTCTGCAGGAACAGGCCGCCGAGCATGCCGGCAACCTGCCGCAGCTGCGGATCAGCACCGACGCCAACGCCGAGTACGAGGGACTGGTGAAGATCCTCGCCGCGGCCGAGGCCAGCGGCATGAACCGGATCGCGCTGGAGCACTGACGCGCCAGCAAGACCAGAAACCGGGGTCAGAGTGCAATTTCTCTCCGTTCGGTCCGCGCACGCCTGCGCCGCCGGAGAGAAATCGCACTCTGACCCCGGTTTTCTGCGCGGCCGCTATGGCACCGGCGGCAGCTCCGGGGCATCGAGTCCGGCGAAGGGGTCCGCCCAAGGCTGCAGCGCTTCGATGCGGGCGTACCAGGCGCTGATCGCGGGATAGTCCCGCAGCGGCAGGCCGGCAATCCCGTGGTGCGGGAGGAAGCTGGCCATGCGGAAGTCGGCATAGGAGATGCCATCGGGCAGGAGCCATGGCCGCTCGGCCAGTTGCGAATCCAGCAGGGGGGCGCTTTCGGCGAACAGCTCCAGGCCCTTCGCCACCTCTCCGGCCTCGACCCGGCCCAGGCCATAGCGCTGCTTGGTCACGTATTCGAACTGGACCATGTCGCAGGCGCGGACGAAGTTCTGCTTGCCCCAGCTGATCCACTGGATCATCCCCGGCTCGGCCAGCCCGGTCCGCCAGAACTGCGAACCCACCTCGCGCGACAGCCGGCAGGCGATGGCGTCGGCCTCCCAGAGGCTGGTGCCGTCGTCGTAGACGAGGATGGGCACCCGCAGCGCGGGGTTGAGCGGGCGGTAGCGCTCCGCCTGGCCGGGCGCCAGCGGCGCGGCGAACTCGAACTCCACCGGCGCCCGCAGGAAGCGCGCGGTCGCCACCGCCAGGCGCGGGTTCGGGTTGCGGCTGTAAAGCAGCTTCATGCAGCCGTCCCCCGCTGCGCCCGATGCCATGCGACCAGGGCATTGGCATGCCCATGCCCCAGGCCGTGGGTCTGCTTGAGCAGGGCGACCTGGTCCATGTGCTTCAGCCCGGCGGTCTGGTCCAGCACCGACAGCCAGTGGGCGACCGGCTTGCCGTAGCTGCGTTCGATCGACGGGAAGTACGAGGCGGGGCCCTTGGCCGGTGTCTGCGTGCTCATGGCGAACTCCTTGCTTGGGAATCGCCAGTACGACGCCCAGGCCACCCCCGGATCGACACGAAAACCGGGGTCAGAGTGCAATTTCCGGGATTCCCGACATCCCCGGCCGTACTCGCCCGACAGACCTGGGCTTGGCGGCCATCGACACTGGGGCGGTTCCACCACGCCCAGCCCCTCCATGCCCC
This genomic interval from Pseudoxanthomonas suwonensis 11-1 contains the following:
- a CDS encoding hemerythrin domain-containing protein; amino-acid sequence: MDRYHRDHASILQQIDTLRSLSRAGIDANAEHISQAIVETASLIKFHLAAEDQVLYPRLATSAMPEVAAISARYQSEMQGLSQAFGRFVERWRVPARLQEDPEGFRRDANTVLRALFERLCREDRELYPAAAGL
- a CDS encoding excalibur calcium-binding domain-containing protein, translated to MGADRAAARAVGPSPSRRPQQQGLPQRPQERWLPLPPRSAAGAQSASQAQAVRATPAKAAPGSGRTYRNCAEARAAGAAPVRRGEPGYGTHLDRDNDGVGCE
- a CDS encoding ExbD/TolR family protein, with product MAFSTAGRTGPLAEINVTPLIDVMLVLLIIFIVTAPMVTRPIPLQLPQRSERPVDRPDPPPPIALHLDAANQLTWDGTPVAMSQLQGRLQEQAAEHAGNLPQLRISTDANAEYEGLVKILAAAEASGMNRIALEH
- a CDS encoding glutathione S-transferase family protein; translated protein: MKLLYSRNPNPRLAVATARFLRAPVEFEFAAPLAPGQAERYRPLNPALRVPILVYDDGTSLWEADAIACRLSREVGSQFWRTGLAEPGMIQWISWGKQNFVRACDMVQFEYVTKQRYGLGRVEAGEVAKGLELFAESAPLLDSQLAERPWLLPDGISYADFRMASFLPHHGIAGLPLRDYPAISAWYARIEALQPWADPFAGLDAPELPPVP
- a CDS encoding DUF4287 domain-containing protein, coding for MSTQTPAKGPASYFPSIERSYGKPVAHWLSVLDQTAGLKHMDQVALLKQTHGLGHGHANALVAWHRAQRGTAA